The stretch of DNA CTCTGTTAGAGATGCTAATCGGTTAGCTTTGGAGTTACCCACTTTGGCGGCTGGAGTTTCTATAATTCCTCTGGGCGGTGTAGAGGAAATCGGGTTGAATATGACAATTTTAGAGACAGACGATTCTCTTATAGTAATAGATGCAGGGCTTATGTTTCCAGAGGAGGGAATGCACGGCGTTGATTTTGTTATACCCGACTATTCGTACATTTTAGATAATAAGGATAAACTAAGAGGAATAATTATAACCCACGGACATGAAGACCACACGGGGGCACTGCCATTTCTCCTTAAGGATTTAGGCCCGGATGTGCCAGTCTATGGTACGCTTTTAACCATAGGGTTAATCAAGGATAAACTCAAGGAATATAATGTCAAGGACTTATTGTTTATAATAATTAAGCCGCGGGACAGGATAACACTTGGCGACTTTACGGTAGAATTCATTCGTGTTGCACACAGTATAGCTGATGGCGTGGGGCTTGCCGTTGAGACCCCTTATGGCACAATTATTCACACGGGCGATTTTAAGTTTGATTCAAGCCCAGTGGATGGCGAGTTTCTGGATATATCGAGATTTGCGCATTATGGTGAAAAAGGTGTGCTGCTTTTGATGTCTGACAGCACAAACGCCGAGCGTGGAGGTTTTACCCCGTCAGAGAAAGTAGTACGGGCTGCCTTTGAGGATGTCTTTGCAAAGGCTGCAGGACGAATAATTATAGCTACATTTGCCTCAAACATCCACAGAATTCAGCAGGTGGTGGATGTTGCGGTTGAGTTTGGTAAAAAAGTTGTTTTATGCGGCAGAAGCATAGTGTCAAATGTACGTATAGCAATGGACCTGGGCTACCTGAGAATACCCTTTGATACGTGTCTTAAGGTTGAAGAGATTAAAAACCTTAAACCCGGAGAGACAGTCATCGTAACAACAGGGAGCCAGGGAGAGCCCATGAGCGTGTTAACCCGAATTGCCCGCAATGAACATAAGCAGATAAAGGTTAAAACCGGAGACACTGTGATAATCTCAGCAAAGGCAATTCCAGGCAATGGCAGAGCGGTTGGTAAAATAATCAATCAACTGTTTAAGATAGGAGCAGATGTAATTTATGAGAAGGTGGCAGATGTACACGTCTCAGGACATGCCTCGGTTGAAGAGCTTAAACTGATGCTTAATATAACCAAACCAAAATACTTTGTACCCATTCACGGTGAGTACAGACACCTTCACCGCCACGCATACGTGGCCAAAACTCTTGGCATTGCTGTAGAAAACATATTTTTACTGTCTAACGGTAACGTGCTTGAAATCAACCAGCAGGAGGGAGTTCTTGCCGACGGGGTAACTGCAGGGAGAGTTTATATTGAAGGAAAAAACCTCTGTGATATTGGCGATCTGGTGCTTAAGGAACGGAGGCGGCTTGCTCAGGACGGCGTTGTCATAGTGCTCATTTCAATAGCGAAGGAGGACGGGAGTATAGTCTCAGGCCCCGACATTATAACACGAGGTTTTGTCTTTGAAAGCTCCTCAAAAGAGATTATGGATGAGGCCAGAGCTCTTATTCTTGAGGCTTTTGCCACTTTTGATGACTCCTTTGTAAAAAGCGTATCCAATATATCTGCAAAAGTTAAAAGCATTCTCAGAAAGTTCATAAGAAATAAGACTGAAAAAAGACCGATAATTATGCCGGTTATCGTAGAGGTGTAGTTGCACCAAAAATTTGACATTACGTTAAAAGGTTTGTTGAAAGATATACCTGTCAAGTTCCTAAAAATTTTATCTGGTTTTGATAGTGGAAAATTTCTTGATACTCAATTGACAAATGTAAATATCCTGATTCCTGACTTGTTAATAGAGCTTCCTGACTTAACTATTTTACACGTAGAAATTATGAGCAATCCTGAGAAAATGTTGAAGCGGATGTTTCTTTATAATGCACTTATTTTCAATCACTATGACAGGTTACCAAAACAGATACTTTTGTATGTTGGTGACAAACCTTTAAATATTGAAAACAAGATAGGAAATTATTCTTTTGAGATTGTTGATATAAAAGACATAAACTGTTCTGAGTTACTTGAAAGTGACAAACCTGAAGATATAGTTTTAGCGATATTGTGTAAATCCGAAAACATAGACGTTACTGTCGCTAAGATATTGGAGAAACTATCTGTGCTACCATTAAAGGACAGAGAAGATTATATTTTGAAATTACTCTATCTATCCGACTTAAGAAAATTATATACTAAAATAAAACAGGAGGTAGAGAAAATGCCTATAACAATTAACTTAGAAGACAGCGATATTTATAAGGAAGCTGTGGAGAAGGGATTGTCTAAGGGTAAACTGGAGGGCTTGTTTGAGGGTAAACGCGAGGGCTTGTTTGAAGGTAAACGCGAGGGCTTGTTTGAGGGTAAACGCGAGGGGTTAATAGAGGGCATTGAAGGTATGCTTGAACTCAAATTTGGCATCAATGGACTTGAATTAATGAATATTGTCAGAGCTATAAATACATTAGATAAATTGGAGGAGTTGAAAAATCTTATCAGGAAAGCCGGTTCGGTGGATGAATTGAAAGAGTTTTTGGGGAAGAGTGTGTAAAAATACTAAAAAATGCTGAATAAGGCTGATATAACAGAAAATCTAAAGAACACTGTTTATTTTTTATCTAAGGAAATAGGCCCAAGGCCATATAGTAACCTTAATGCCCTGAATAAAACCTCCGACTACATTTCAGCATCTCTTAAAAGTTATGGATACGATGTGTCTTATCAACCATACAAATACAAAGGAAATAATTATAAAAATATATACACTGAAATTAAAGGAAACAAAACGCCGGAAATATCAATTGTAATTGGTGCTCATTATGATACAGTATCTACTACTCCGGGGGCTGATGATAATTCAAGTGGAGTCGCCGGCTTGCTTGAGATAGCAAGATTATTAGAAAATTCCACCTTTGATAAGACAATTCGTTTCGTTGCATTTACACTTGAGGAACCGCCGGCTTTCATGACTAAAAATATGGGGAGTTATGTTTATGCCAAAAGTCTGAAGGAGAACAATGAAAATGTCGAATTAATGATATGTTTAGAAATGATTGGATACTTCAGTAAAAAACAGAAATACCCTCTTCCTGTTCTTAAGTGGTTTTATCCCCATGAAGGCGATTTTATTTTACTTGCCGGTGATACTAACTCACAGCATTCCATATCAAAAGTAAAAAATGGCTTTAGAAAAGGAACCGTCATGCCTGTTGAATCCATTACTGCACCCAGGTTTATACCCGGAATTGATTTTTCGGACCACAGATCCTTCTGGAAATTTGGCTACAATGCCATTATGGTTACAGATACGGCATTTTACCGGAATCCAAATTATCATAGATCAACAGACACGCCGGAAACATTGGATTATGACAGTATCACCGAAGTTGTATTGGGGCTTAAATCAGCAATATGTGAAATAGCAAACATTAAGATGTGAATAATTGATATTCATTATTTGCTGTTAAAGCTGCTTTATATATTATGAAAATATTCATGTATGTTATTATAAGAAAATAGAATAAAGGGATTTTAAATGCCACAATATTATGACATTACACTGAAAAGTATCTTGAAAGAGTTGCCACGAAAATTTATGAAGATATTAACTGGATTTGAAACGGCAAAATTTCTGGACGTTCAATTTCCTGACATTAGGTACAGGCAACCAGATTTGCTGGTGGAACTCCCAGATGACACGTTGTATCATATGGAGATGCAAGCACAAAATGATGGCAACATGGATTGTAGAGAACTGGAGTATTATCATCTGATATTCTGCGAGTTTAGGAAATCTGTTACCCAAGTGGTTTTATATGTAGGCTCAGAAAAACTGAAGATGAGTAACGAAATTAAAGCAAAAGGTTTACATTTCACCTATCAGATAATAGATATCAGAGATATAAATTGCCGAGAACTTCTTGAAAGTGATGATCCGGGTGATAATATTTTGGCAATCCTTTGTAAGACAGATGATGCCGATGGAACAATAAAGGGAATTCTTGCAAAATTATATGAATTACCGCCTGAGGAAAGAGAAAACTATATTCTAAAATTACTAACCCTGTCAAGGCTAAGGGGTTTAACAAAATCCGTAGAAAGGGAGGTTAAAAAAATGCCGGTAACTATTGATGTGAGTACAGATGTACTTTATTTGGAGGGCATGGAGAAGGGCTTACTTGAGGGTAAACAAGAAGGGAAGTTAGAAGGGTTACTTGAAGGTGAACGGAAAGGCTTACTTGAAGGTGAACGAAAAGGCTTGCTTGAGGGAATTGAGTTAGGACTTGAACTTAAATTTGGTTCAGCCGGACTTGAGTTGATGAATACAGTCAAAGCTATGAATACTATAGATAAACTGGAAGAATTTAAGAATTATATCAAGAAAGCCGGTTCAGTGGATGAATTGAAAGAGTTTTTAGGAAAGAATATATAAAGCTTACAATAGTGCCGACAGATGCGATTTGTATTCTTTATGGAGTTGTACTGGGGCTTAAGTCCACAATATGTGAGATAGCAAGCGTTTAAACCTCCAATGCCATGGTAGTTTATTTCAATTTTAAAAATTCCTCATGTGCAGTATTTACAGCATAATGAATCTGCTCCTCCGTGTGATTTGCCATAACGAAAAATCTTACTCTTGTTGCATCCTCGCTAACAGCAGGAAAAAGTATCGGCATTGCAAGAATTCCTCTGTCAAATATGGCATTGGCAAGCTTGAGTGTTTTTATTGAGTCACCGATAATGACGGGTATTATGGCTGTACCATTACTGGTTCCGGTGTTAAGTCCTTTTTCCTTTGCGAGTGTTAGAAAGAGGCTTGACAGATAATGCAGACGGGCTACCCGATAAGGCTCTTTTTTTATCGTTTCAAGTGAGGCTATTGCAGCAGCCGTATTTGCCGGTGTTATGCTGGTTCCAAAAATATATCCAGGTGTTGTCAATCTGAGATATTTAATCAGTTCCTTCGAACCGGCAATGTATCCCCCACAACTCCCAATAGCCTTACTTAACGTCCCCATCCACACATCCACATCTGAGCGGTTAACGTTATAATGCTCTCCAACTCCACCGCCATTTTTCCCCAAGACACCTATCGAATGAGCCTCATCTATCATAAGTAATGCCTTGTGGCGTTTCTTTATTTCAATAATTTTGGGAAGATTCGGAATATCCCCGTCCATGCTGTAAGTTCCTTCTATAAGAATAAGAACTTTCTTATACATGGCTCTCTCTTTCTTTAAAATAGCATCGAGAGCCTCCCAATCATTATGCGGGAAAGTTATTTTTCTTGCACCCGACAAAAGACTTCCCTGAACAGCGCTCATGTGCATATAAAGATCATGTACGATTAGATCACCGGAGCCGACCAGCGTTCCAACTATGGTTTCGTTTGTACCAAACCCGCTTGGCAACACCAGGCTGTCTTCACAGTTAAGGAATTCAGCCAATACCCTCTCCAGTTTCTTGTGAAGCGGGGTTAATCCTGTTATTGGATTAGTAGCTGAAACTGATGTGCCATATGTTTTGATAGCGTCTATAGAGGCATTACATACCGAACTGTCACAAGACAGCCCCAGATAGTTGAAAGTTGCAAAGTTTATCAAGTCACTGCCGTTTATGTTCATAGTGCTTCCGGCCATACCGTTATTGACCTGAAAGTACGGATTTCTAATTCCTAACGATTCCCACAGGGCTAATCTGTTACTCCATTCTATATATTTCGGAAACTTATCGAACCGGTAATATTGTTCATCTATTTCATCCAACACAACCGTTTCTTTGGCAGATATTTCCAAAACATCATCCGAAACAGGTGTAATCCTATCAGAAGGCAATTTCAACGGAGTTTCACTTATAACAGGCGCTTCACAAGCAATATAGGCTGCTAACTTCTCTATAGTCGGGTATTCATAGAATAGCCTTTCTTCAAGCGAATGCCCCAACGCTGATTGCAAATCAGCCATTATCTGCACAACCATAAGGGAATCAATGCCGTATGTGAATAAGTCCCGTTTGTTGTCCATTTCTTTTGAGGGGATCTTCAGATGTAACGATATTTTACTTACAAGCCATCTGTCTAATTTACAAATATCCTTATCACAGCCATCGAGTTTTTCACACTGATCTTCAACTGATTCATCCCTTACAGGTTCTGTATCTTTTAACGCCCACAACTTTTCTATCTCCCCTGTTTCATAACCATGACGCAACCGATGACGTTGAATCTTACCGCTTGATGTCATTGGAATACTATAGGGACGCAGCAACACAACGTCATAGACAGATAGTTCATGCTCCTCTGCTACAGCCTTACGTATCGCATTGGCAATAACCTCAGGTGGAAGAACATCGGCATCTCCATGTGATTGGGATGTTTTGTTTGATGTCTTTTGATGTACGCTGCAGGCATTTCCAGCTATAGATTCTCTGTCTTTTAAAATATCTCTCAAGCCAGTTAAATATCCACTATTTACCTCTATGGCGACAATAAGCTTCTCTTCTCCGTTTACTTCTGTAGAAAAAGCACCACAAGCACCCACTCTTATTGGTCTTGTCCCATTTACATCAAAAGAAATCTCATCTACTGTCCACTCTATATCCTGAGGATAATAGTTCTGTCCACGGATTATTATCATATCCTTGATACGACCAGTAACAAACAGACTGCCATTAAATATAAACCCGGAATCACCTGTCCTTAAAAAAGGACCGTCTCCGGTATCGGATAAATATGCCTGAAAGGTTTGTTTAGTCGCCTCAGGATTATTCCAATACCCTTTTGCCACATTTTTGCCAGATATCAATATCTCACCAATCTCTCCGACAGGTTTTGTAGCGTTGGTCTCAGGGTCGGCTATAACAATCTTTTCGTCAAGCCATGGCTTGCCATTTCCAACTAATATCTTTGTTCCTTTCCCGTTATTACCTTCATTACCTGTTAAAACCACACGATTACGTTCAAGTTCATTTGTAAGTAAAGATTTATACACCTGTAAGTCCCCACGCTCTCCGCCGGTTGCAAACAGCGTAACCTCGGCAAGTCCATAAGCCGGATATAGCGTTTCTCTTTTAAGTCCATACGGTGAGAATGCCTCGTAAAAACGATCCATTGTGCTGCTGTTAACCGGTTCAGAGCCGGATAGGGCAATCTTCAAGTGCGATAAATTAAGTCCTTGTTTTTGTTCATCCGTTATTTGACGTGCACATAGTTCATATGCGAAGTTTGGTGCAAGAGTTACAGTAGCTTTATAATCGGATACAGCTTTAATCCAACATATTGGTTTCTGTAGAAAAGAGATTGGGGCCATAAAATAAAGACGCATCCCCATATAAATAGGGGAAAGTACCTGACCTATCAATCCCATATCATGAAACAGAGGACTCCACCCAACGGCAATGGAATCTTCTGATAAGTTAATTGCAGATTGGAGCATTAGTTCATTATAAATAATGTTTTCGTGGGTTATCATTACTCCTTTAGGTTTAGCTGTCGATCCGGAAGTGTATTGGAGAAAAACTATATCGTCTGCATTAACCAAATTTTCCCAATAGTCTTTTGCGTTATCCTCGCTAATGGTTTCTGTTGAGACCCATGGTAAATCTTTTAGTGACAGATCCTCTTTATACATTGGTTTTATTTTATTTACGATATTGGATTTGCTAAGAATAACGGATGGTTTGGAATCATCTATTATGGATTTAAACCTGTCAAGTTTTTGATTCCTTTTTGGGGGATAAGCAGGGACAGCAATAATGCCGGCATAAACACAGCCAAAAAACGCACAGATAAAATCCAGGCCGGATGGGTATGCTAAAATCGCTCTTGATCCTCTATGGTATGACCTTTGAAGTTCAACGGCAATTGAACGGGCTTTCTTATCAAGCTCAGCATAAGTCAAAGATATGCCGTTTCCCTCACCATCAGGTAAGAAAGTATAAGCAACCCTATCCGGATGCTTATTTACTCTAAACCGGAGTAAATCAACCAATGTTGAGATATTACTAAACTTGTCAGTCATTATTTTTTTTCCTTTTATTTATTCTCACTAATATATTTCCATTTAACTACTACGCATTTAACCCAATCTTCTTCTTATAAAACATCTCTACAACCTCTCTGTCGAATGGATTTACAATCATACCTGCATCGGCAATGACTGATTGCCCATTGATAGCGCTTGAGCTGCCGCTTAATAAAAACGCTATCACGTTGGCTATTTCTTTTGTTTCAATTGCTGCTTTTCTAAATGTTAAAGCATCTGTATAAAGAGATAGTTTTATAAAGTCTGGAATTCCTGCGGCTGAAGATGTTCGTATGACGTTTGATGAAACAACATTAAATCTAACCTGTGAAAATTGACTGAACGACTGTGCAAGATATACCACTGACGATTCTAAAGCAGCTTTTACAGGAGCCATATAACTGTAGTTTTCAATAGCTATTTTAGTAAATGGAACAGAAAGTGTAACCACTGAGGCGTTGTTATCAAGTACGTCTTTGAAAGCACAAGACAGACTGATTAAAGAGTAACAGGATATGTCAATCGCCTGAAGGAAATCCACCTTTCTTGTCTCATGAAATGGTTTAAGTCCTTCCGAAAAGTTGGCAAATGCTATAGAGTGTAACATTCCGTCTATTTTACTATGTTTGCTTGAGACATCTTTATAGAGAATTGCTATCTCATCCTGGTTTTCTACATTACAAGTAAAGATATCAGTATCTGGTATAAACTGTTGTACTTTTTCTTTTACGGTAGCGTCTTTTACTACATAAATACACTCTGCTCCTTCATCCACAAGGCACTTTGCTGCAAAATATGCAATGCTTTTTTTATTAAACACTCCCACAATCAGAAACTTCTTGCCCTCTAACTGCAAAAAACTCATTTTAGTTTTGCCTCAAGATAATCTACTGTGCTTTTCATGCTTTTTAAATGTGGAAAATCCTCATCTGGTATTTCTATTGCGTATTTTCTCTGAAGTGCCATCACAACATCAAGAAAATCCATGCTGTCCATCTCCATCATGTTACTAAATGGCAGCTCTGTGTCCTCAATTGTGGAACAATCTACCTCAGTCATAACGTCCTGCATTATCCCTATCACAACATCCATAATTTCTTTTCTTGTCATTTCGCATTTCTCCCGTTTGTGTATGTTTTATTCATATTTTTTTATTATAACTGTAGAATTAATACCTAACATTCCAAAGGAATTATTTAGAATATATCGTATCCCGTCTAATTTTATAGGCTCATTTCTTACTATATTTGTAATCATACATTCAGCATCGAGATTATCTAAATTTAATGTGTGATGAATAAAACCATCGGTAAAAGAGGGCAGTTCACCAGCAAGCTCAAGTGCCCCAGCAGCTCCCATCGTGTGTCCAATATAGCTTTTAGTGTTCGTAATATAAACACTGTTATGTTTACCGAATATGTTATAGATAGCCC from Nitrospirota bacterium encodes:
- a CDS encoding aminotransferase class I/II-fold pyridoxal phosphate-dependent enzyme, whose protein sequence is MTDKFSNISTLVDLLRFRVNKHPDRVAYTFLPDGEGNGISLTYAELDKKARSIAVELQRSYHRGSRAILAYPSGLDFICAFFGCVYAGIIAVPAYPPKRNQKLDRFKSIIDDSKPSVILSKSNIVNKIKPMYKEDLSLKDLPWVSTETISEDNAKDYWENLVNADDIVFLQYTSGSTAKPKGVMITHENIIYNELMLQSAINLSEDSIAVGWSPLFHDMGLIGQVLSPIYMGMRLYFMAPISFLQKPICWIKAVSDYKATVTLAPNFAYELCARQITDEQKQGLNLSHLKIALSGSEPVNSSTMDRFYEAFSPYGLKRETLYPAYGLAEVTLFATGGERGDLQVYKSLLTNELERNRVVLTGNEGNNGKGTKILVGNGKPWLDEKIVIADPETNATKPVGEIGEILISGKNVAKGYWNNPEATKQTFQAYLSDTGDGPFLRTGDSGFIFNGSLFVTGRIKDMIIIRGQNYYPQDIEWTVDEISFDVNGTRPIRVGACGAFSTEVNGEEKLIVAIEVNSGYLTGLRDILKDRESIAGNACSVHQKTSNKTSQSHGDADVLPPEVIANAIRKAVAEEHELSVYDVVLLRPYSIPMTSSGKIQRHRLRHGYETGEIEKLWALKDTEPVRDESVEDQCEKLDGCDKDICKLDRWLVSKISLHLKIPSKEMDNKRDLFTYGIDSLMVVQIMADLQSALGHSLEERLFYEYPTIEKLAAYIACEAPVISETPLKLPSDRITPVSDDVLEISAKETVVLDEIDEQYYRFDKFPKYIEWSNRLALWESLGIRNPYFQVNNGMAGSTMNINGSDLINFATFNYLGLSCDSSVCNASIDAIKTYGTSVSATNPITGLTPLHKKLERVLAEFLNCEDSLVLPSGFGTNETIVGTLVGSGDLIVHDLYMHMSAVQGSLLSGARKITFPHNDWEALDAILKKERAMYKKVLILIEGTYSMDGDIPNLPKIIEIKKRHKALLMIDEAHSIGVLGKNGGGVGEHYNVNRSDVDVWMGTLSKAIGSCGGYIAGSKELIKYLRLTTPGYIFGTSITPANTAAAIASLETIKKEPYRVARLHYLSSLFLTLAKEKGLNTGTSNGTAIIPVIIGDSIKTLKLANAIFDRGILAMPILFPAVSEDATRVRFFVMANHTEEQIHYAVNTAHEEFLKLK
- a CDS encoding SDR family oxidoreductase — translated: MSFLQLEGKKFLIVGVFNKKSIAYFAAKCLVDEGAECIYVVKDATVKEKVQQFIPDTDIFTCNVENQDEIAILYKDVSSKHSKIDGMLHSIAFANFSEGLKPFHETRKVDFLQAIDISCYSLISLSCAFKDVLDNNASVVTLSVPFTKIAIENYSYMAPVKAALESSVVYLAQSFSQFSQVRFNVVSSNVIRTSSAAGIPDFIKLSLYTDALTFRKAAIETKEIANVIAFLLSGSSSAINGQSVIADAGMIVNPFDREVVEMFYKKKIGLNA
- a CDS encoding ribonuclease J, encoding MELPTLAAGVSIIPLGGVEEIGLNMTILETDDSLIVIDAGLMFPEEGMHGVDFVIPDYSYILDNKDKLRGIIITHGHEDHTGALPFLLKDLGPDVPVYGTLLTIGLIKDKLKEYNVKDLLFIIIKPRDRITLGDFTVEFIRVAHSIADGVGLAVETPYGTIIHTGDFKFDSSPVDGEFLDISRFAHYGEKGVLLLMSDSTNAERGGFTPSEKVVRAAFEDVFAKAAGRIIIATFASNIHRIQQVVDVAVEFGKKVVLCGRSIVSNVRIAMDLGYLRIPFDTCLKVEEIKNLKPGETVIVTTGSQGEPMSVLTRIARNEHKQIKVKTGDTVIISAKAIPGNGRAVGKIINQLFKIGADVIYEKVADVHVSGHASVEELKLMLNITKPKYFVPIHGEYRHLHRHAYVAKTLGIAVENIFLLSNGNVLEINQQEGVLADGVTAGRVYIEGKNLCDIGDLVLKERRRLAQDGVVIVLISIAKEDGSIVSGPDIITRGFVFESSSKEIMDEARALILEAFATFDDSFVKSVSNISAKVKSILRKFIRNKTEKRPIIMPVIVEV
- a CDS encoding acyl carrier protein is translated as MTRKEIMDVVIGIMQDVMTEVDCSTIEDTELPFSNMMEMDSMDFLDVVMALQRKYAIEIPDEDFPHLKSMKSTVDYLEAKLK
- a CDS encoding M28 family peptidase, which gives rise to MLNKADITENLKNTVYFLSKEIGPRPYSNLNALNKTSDYISASLKSYGYDVSYQPYKYKGNNYKNIYTEIKGNKTPEISIVIGAHYDTVSTTPGADDNSSGVAGLLEIARLLENSTFDKTIRFVAFTLEEPPAFMTKNMGSYVYAKSLKENNENVELMICLEMIGYFSKKQKYPLPVLKWFYPHEGDFILLAGDTNSQHSISKVKNGFRKGTVMPVESITAPRFIPGIDFSDHRSFWKFGYNAIMVTDTAFYRNPNYHRSTDTPETLDYDSITEVVLGLKSAICEIANIKM